A region from the Chelmon rostratus isolate fCheRos1 chromosome 6, fCheRos1.pri, whole genome shotgun sequence genome encodes:
- the golt1bb gene encoding golgi transport 1Bb: MISLTDSQKIGMGLTGFGVFFLFFGMMLFFDKALLAIGNILFVSGLSFVIGLERTFRFFFQRHKVKATSFFLGGVFVVLIGWPIIGVVLEIYGFFLLFRGFFPVAVGFIRRVPVLGSLLSLPGISTLVDKIGESNTMV; this comes from the exons ATGATTTCACTCACGGACTCTCAAA AAATTGGGATGGGGCTGACGGGCTTcggtgtgtttttcctcttctttggGATGATGCTGTTTTTTGATAAAGCTCTGCTAGCCATTGGAAAT ATTCTGTTCGTCTCGGGCCTGTCCTTCGTCATCGGCCTGGAGCGTACGTTCAGATTCTTCTTCCAGAGACACAAAGTCAAGGCCACCAGCTTCTTCCTGGGAGGAGTGTTTGTGGTTCTGATCGGCTGGCCGATCATTGGAGTCGTTCTGGAGATCTACGGGTTCTTCCTCTTGTTCAG AGGATTCTTCCCGGTGGCGGTGGGCTTCATCAGGCGAGTTCCTGTGCTCGGGTCTCTGCTCAGCTTACCAGGGATCAGTACA ctggTGGATAAAATTGGTGAGAGCAACACTATGGTATAA
- the LOC121608182 gene encoding tubulin alpha-1B chain-like, translating to MRECISIHVGQAGVQIGNACWELYCLEHGIQPDGQMPSDKTIGGGDDSFNTFFSETGAGKHVPRAVFVDLEPTVIDEVRTGTYRQLFHPEQLITGKEDAANNYARGHYTIGKEIIDLVLDRIRKLADQCTGLQGFLVFHSFGGGTGSGFTSLLMERLSVDYGKKSKLEFSIYPAPQVSTAVVEPYNSILTTHTTLEHSDCAFMVDNEAIYDICRRNLDIERPTYTNLNRLISQIASSITASLRFDGALNVDLTEFQTNLVPYPRIHFPLATYAPVISAEKAYHEQLSVAEITNACFEPANQMVKCNPRHGKYMACCLLYRGDVVPKDVNAAIATIKTKRSIQFVDWCPTGFKVGINYQPPTVVPGGDLAKVQRAVCMLSNTTAIAEAWARLDHKFDLMYAKRAFVHWYVGEGMEEGEFSEAREDMAALEKDYEEVGVDSIEGEGEEEGEEY from the exons ATG CGCGAGTGTATCTCCATCCACGTGGGTCAGGCTGGTGTCCAGATTGGCAATGCCTGCTGGGAGCTTTATTGTCTGGAACATGGGATCCAGCCAGACGGACAGATGCCCAGTGACAAGACCATCGGAGGAGGAGATGATTCCTTCAACACCTTCTTCAGTGAGACTGGAGCCGGAAAGCACGTCCccagagctgtttttgtggaTCTGGAGCCCACTGTCATCG ATGAGGTGCGCACTGGGACCTACCGCCAGCTGTTCCACCCTGAGCAGCTGATCACTGGAAAGGAGGATGCTGCCAACAACTACGCTCGTGGACACTACACCATCGGCAAAGAGATCATCGACCTGGTGCTGGACAGGATCCGCAAACTG GCTGACCAGTGCACTGGCCTTCAGGGCTTCCTGGTTTTCCACAGCTTCGGAGGTGGCACCGGCTCTGGTTTCACCTCCCTGCTGATGGAGCGTCTGTCTGTGGACTACGGCAAGAAGTCCAAGCTGGAGTTCTCCATCTACCCAGCTCCACAGGTGTCCACCGCTGTGGTGGAGCCCTACAACTCCATCCTGACCACCCACACCACCCTGGAGCACTCTGACTgtgccttcatggtggacaacGAGGCCATCTACGATATCTGCCGTAGGAACCTCGACATCGAGCGTCCCACTTACACCAACCTGAACAGGTTGATCAGTCAGATTGCGTCCTCCATCACCGCTTCCCTTCGTTTTGATGGTGCCCTCAATGTTGATCTGACAGAGTTCCAGACCAACTTGGTGCCATATCCCCGTATCCACTTCCCTCTGGCCACCTATGCCCCTGTCATCTCTGCCGAGAAGGCTTACCATGAGCAGCTCTCAGTGGCCGAGATCACCAACGCCTGCTTtgagccagccaatcagatggtgAAATGCAACCCTCGCCATGGCAAATACATGGCTTGTTGCCTTTTGTATCGTGGTGATGTGGTGCCCAAAGATGTGAATGCTGCCATTGCCACCATCAAGACCAAGCGCTCCATCCAGTTTGTGGACTGGTGCCCCACTGGTTTCAAGGTTGGCATCAACTACCAGCCGCCCACTGTAGTTCCTGGTGGAGACCTGGCCAAGGTCCAGAgggctgtgtgcatgctgagcaACACCACTGCTATTGCAGAGGCCTGGGCTCGGCTTGACCACAAGTTTGATCTGATGTACGCTAAGCGTGCCTTTGTTCACTGGTATGTGGGTGAGGgtatggaggagggagagttctCCGAGGCCAGAGAGGACATGGCAGCTCTGGAGAAGGATTATGAGGAGGTCGGAGTCGACTCCATtgagggtgagggagaggaggaaggagaggagtaTTGA
- the LOC121608183 gene encoding L-lactate dehydrogenase C chain: MASILQKLITPLFSGPPEPPRNKVTVVGVGQVGMACAVSILLRELADELALVDVMEDKLKGEMMDLQHGSLFLKTPKIVADKDYSVTANSRIVVVTAGVRQQEGESRLNLVQRNVNIFKHIVPQIVTYSPDCIIIVVSNPVDVLTYVTWKLSGLPKHRVIGSGTNLDSARFRFLMADKLGIHASSFNGWILGEHGDTSVPVWSGTNVAGVNLQTLNPDIGTDCDEENWRETHKMVVDSAYEVIKLKGYTNWAIGLSVADLTESLIRNMNRIHPVSTMVQGMYGIDDEVYLSLPCVLNSGGVSSVVNMTLTDDEVAQLQASANTLWDIQKDLQDI, encoded by the exons ATGGCCTCAATCCTGCAGAAGCTGATCACACCGCTGTTCAGTGGTCCTCCAGAGCCCCCCAGGAATAAAGTGACGGTGGTGGGTGTGGGCCAGGTTGGCATGGCCTGTGCTGTCAGCATCCTGCTCAGG GAGCTGGCTGATGAACTGGCCCTGGTGGATGTGATGGAGGACAAGCTTAAAGGAGAGATGATGGACCTGCAGCACGGCAGCCTCTTCCTCAAAACCCCCAAAATAGTTGCAGACAAAG ATTACTCTGTGACAGCAAACTCCCGCATCGTGGTGGTGACGGCTGGAGTCCgtcagcaggagggagagagcaggcTGAATCTCGTCCAGAGAAACGTCAACATCTTCAAGCACATCGTTCCTCAGATCGTCACATACAGCCCTGACTGCATCATCATTGTGGTTTCCAACCCAG TTGATGTGCTGACTTATGTGACCTGGAAACTGAGCGGCCTTCCCAAGCACCGCGTCATCGGCAGCGGCACAAACTTGGACTCGGCGCGCTTCCGCTTCCTGATGGCAGACAAACTGGGCATCCACGCCAGCAGCTTCAACGGCTGGATCCTGGGAGAGCACGGAGACACCAGTG TGCCTGTGTGGAGTGGAACAAACGTGGCTGGAGTCAACCTGCAGACGTTGAACCCGGACATCGGCACCGACTGTGACGAAGAGAACTGGAGGGAAACCCACAAGATGGTGGTGGACAG TGCCTACGAGGTGATCAAACTGAAGGGTTACACCAACTGGGCCATCGGTCTGAGTGTAGCTGACCTGACAGAAAGCCTCATACGGAACATGAACAGGATTCATCCTGTTTCCACCATGGTGCAG GGCATGTACGGAATCGATGACGAGGTGTATCTCAGTCTGCCCTGCGTGCTGAACAGTGGAGGTGTATCCAGCGTGGTCAACATGACCCTGACAGATGACGAGGTGGCCCAACTGCAGGCCAGTGCCAACACGCTGTGGGACATCCAGAAGGACCTGCAGGACATCTGA
- the tmpob gene encoding thymopoietin b, which produces MAEFLEDPSVLTKDKLKNELTANNVPLPSGEHKKEVYVQLYLKNLTILNNKKSPPADTFSSDEELPAPVVSNRSRSGRKATKKTDKPRSDEVEVTDLTDEDLKQQLAKHGVDSGPIVASTRKLYEKKLQKLLDQPPAEPEPPTDVTALPKADSNQNGNTNSDQYSDKEDEEIAVPEPEPVPVVEKPVRSRGKTPVTVRTSSRRQTKVVEEITEETPKKASESVVEDILANEISTPTGISATCRRPIRGAAGRPLKPSEYWLDESRVQRTVHTESRSYSESFSRVGSTVSSNKAPAQRSFLSLLFKLLLLVVVAVSLYYAYQNLDADQINTLKGLRDSIIVPLQGVVNNAATYLGISSSDATESTGK; this is translated from the exons ATGGCAGAATTCCTCGAAGATCCGTCGGTTCTCACCAAAGATAAGCTGAAGAATGAGCTTACGGCCAACAATGTGCCACTTCCTAGCGGAGAGCATAAAAAAGAAGTGTATGTGCAGCTGTATCTGAAAAACTTAACCATACTGAACAACAAGAAGAGTCCACCTGCAGACACCTTCTCCAGCGACGAAGAGTTACCTGCTCCCGTGGTATCCAACAGAAGTCGATCCGGAAGA aaaGCTACTAAAAAGACAGACAAGCCTCGCTCAGACGAAGTGGAGGTGACAGATCTCACGGATGAAGATTTAAAACAACAGCTGGCAAAACATGGTGTGGACTCAGGACCCATTGTTG CATCCACCCGCAAGCTGTAtgagaagaagctgcagaagcTTTTGGACCAGCCTCCTGCTGAACCTGAACCTCCTACAGACGTCACGGCTCTCCCCAAGGCAGACAGTAACCAGAATGGCAACACAAATTCTGACCAGTACAGCGACAAGGAGGATG AGGAGATTGCTGTCCCTGAACCAGAGCCAGTTCCTGTGGTAGAGAAGCCtgtgaggagcagagggaaaaCCCCAGTTACCGTCAGAACCAGCAGCAGACGACAAACTAAG GTGGTGGAGGAAATTACTGAAGAAACACCTAAGAAGGCCAGCGAGAGTGTTGTTGAAGATATCCTTGCCAATGAAATAAGCACGCCAACAGGCATCAG TGCGACCTGCAGGCGTCCTATCCGAGGTGCAGCTGGTAGACCACTAAAGCCAAGTGAATACTGGCTTGATGAGTCTCGTGTGCAGCGCACCGTCCACACTGAGAGCCGCTCGTACTCAGAGTCTTTCTCCAGAGTGGGCAGCACCGTGTCTTCAAACAAAGCACCAGCCCAACGAAGcttcctctctttgttgttCAAGCTCCTGCTCCTTGTTGTGGTGGCCGTTTCTCTCTACTATGCCTACCAGAACCTGGATGCCGATCAAATCAACACCCTCAAAGGTCTCCGGGACAGCATCATTGTCCCCCTTCAGGGCGTTGTGAACAACGCAGCCACCTACCTGGGCATCAGCAGCAGCGATGCTACAGAGAGCACCGGCAAGTAA